One Gloeothece verrucosa PCC 7822 DNA window includes the following coding sequences:
- the folP gene encoding dihydropteroate synthase, with the protein MNHITIRDQLFEWGKRTYLMGILNVTPDSFSDGGQFNTLDAALEQAAKMVAEGADIIDLGGQSTRPGAEEISLDEELKRVIPVIKALRPLISVPISIDTTRAAVARAAIEAGADLINDISGGTFDEQMFLVAATLDVPIILMHIRGTPKTMQQLTDYQDLIREISEFFANQILKAMAIGIKRSHLMIDPGLGFAKTDQQNLEILRQINQFRSLDVPILVGPSRKRFIGHILQQKDPQQRVWGTAAACCAAIASGADLLRVHDVKPMSEVCRVADAIWRNHQ; encoded by the coding sequence ATGAACCACATAACCATCCGCGATCAACTCTTCGAGTGGGGAAAGCGAACTTACCTCATGGGAATTTTAAACGTTACTCCTGACAGTTTTAGTGATGGAGGACAATTTAACACTCTCGATGCTGCCTTAGAACAAGCCGCTAAAATGGTAGCCGAGGGAGCAGATATTATTGATCTCGGTGGACAGTCCACCCGCCCCGGTGCAGAAGAAATTTCTTTGGATGAAGAACTTAAGCGAGTTATTCCTGTGATTAAAGCTTTACGGCCATTAATTTCTGTGCCCATTTCTATTGATACCACAAGAGCCGCCGTAGCGCGAGCAGCGATTGAAGCCGGAGCAGACCTCATTAATGATATCTCTGGAGGAACCTTTGATGAGCAAATGTTCTTGGTAGCGGCAACATTAGATGTGCCCATTATTTTAATGCACATTCGGGGAACTCCCAAAACCATGCAGCAATTAACAGATTATCAGGATTTAATTCGAGAAATAAGCGAGTTTTTCGCTAATCAAATTTTAAAAGCTATGGCTATAGGCATAAAGCGTTCCCATTTAATGATTGATCCGGGTCTTGGGTTTGCCAAAACTGATCAGCAAAATTTAGAAATCCTCAGACAAATTAACCAATTTCGGAGTTTAGATGTGCCCATTTTAGTAGGGCCTTCTCGTAAGCGTTTTATCGGTCATATTTTGCAGCAAAAAGACCCTCAGCAGCGTGTTTGGGGAACGGCGGCGGCTTGTTGTGCGGCCATCGCATCGGGAGCCGATCTTTTAAGAGTTCACGACGTTAAACCTATGTCTGAAGTCTGTCGGGTTGCGGATGCCATCTGGCGAAATCATCAATAG
- a CDS encoding isocitrate/isopropylmalate family dehydrogenase yields MSQTTPTIVVMHGDQTGEELLLQALRVLQPSVIRQPLQFLDYDISLENRRATQNQVVKEAAEKARNTGLALKAATITPEISQDVGSPNAILREAIDAKVILRTGRRIPKIRPIGGVHSPIAIVRMAVDDAYGSKEWREIKENGDEIAYRTSKISRSTCRAVAEFTFQYARRTKAKVFGGPKFTVSAVYEGMFKEELDKAAKRHTDVFYQPLLIDATFALLLQSSGESLVIPALNRDGDLLSDMVLQMYGSIAGSESLVLGFDAGSDQVKTVMAEAPHGTAPALFGKNIANPMAMILACAALLSYVGTGLAEKASRAIYESVFETIYEGKATPDLGGQMTTSDFTDEVIRRVEAKLEVWSSLE; encoded by the coding sequence ATGTCTCAAACTACCCCCACAATTGTTGTTATGCACGGTGATCAAACCGGCGAAGAACTGTTATTACAAGCTTTGCGGGTATTGCAACCATCAGTCATTCGTCAACCCCTACAATTTCTCGACTATGACATCAGTTTAGAAAACCGTCGCGCCACTCAAAATCAAGTGGTAAAAGAAGCCGCCGAAAAAGCTAGAAACACTGGACTCGCCCTCAAAGCCGCCACCATTACCCCAGAAATTTCCCAAGATGTGGGAAGTCCTAATGCTATCTTACGAGAAGCAATAGACGCTAAAGTGATTCTCAGAACCGGACGACGTATTCCTAAAATACGCCCCATCGGAGGGGTACATTCCCCGATCGCTATTGTTCGTATGGCAGTAGATGATGCCTATGGGTCTAAAGAATGGCGCGAAATTAAAGAAAATGGCGATGAGATCGCCTATCGCACCTCGAAAATTTCTCGCTCAACTTGCCGCGCTGTAGCCGAGTTTACCTTTCAATATGCTAGACGCACAAAAGCTAAGGTGTTTGGTGGGCCAAAATTTACCGTCAGTGCAGTTTATGAGGGGATGTTTAAAGAAGAACTCGATAAAGCCGCTAAACGCCATACGGATGTTTTTTATCAACCCCTGTTAATTGATGCTACCTTTGCTCTGTTGTTGCAAAGCAGTGGCGAATCTTTGGTTATTCCCGCTTTGAACCGAGATGGGGACCTTCTATCGGATATGGTATTACAAATGTATGGCAGTATTGCTGGTTCTGAGAGTTTAGTGTTAGGGTTTGATGCTGGTAGTGATCAGGTGAAAACCGTGATGGCTGAAGCCCCTCATGGAACTGCCCCCGCGCTGTTTGGGAAAAATATTGCTAACCCAATGGCGATGATCTTAGCCTGTGCGGCTTTGTTGAGTTATGTGGGGACTGGGTTAGCGGAAAAGGCTTCTCGAGCTATCTATGAAAGCGTTTTTGAAACTATTTATGAGGGTAAAGCTACCCCAGATCTGGGCGGACAAATGACCACCAGTGACTTTACAGATGAGGTAATTCGCCGCGTTGAGGCTAAGTTGGAGGTTTGGTCTAGTTTAGAGTAA
- the adhE gene encoding bifunctional acetaldehyde-CoA/alcohol dehydrogenase — protein MKVTNIPELEVLIQRTKAAQEIYATYSQEQVDEIFKKAALAANAARIPLAKMAVAETGMGVIEDKVIKNHFASEIIYNKYKQDKTCGVIEEDKSFGFQKIAEPVGLVAGIVPTTNPTSTAIFKALITLKTRNGIIFSPHPRAKNCTIEAARIILEAAVEAGAPEGLIGWIDEPSVELSQALMQHPQISLILATGGPGMVKAAYSSGRPSLGVGAGNTPALIDDTAHIKMAVSSIILSKTFDNGMICASEQSVVVVDSIYEQVKQEFIERGAYFLNPQEKEQLGKVLIVDGHLNASIVGQSVQKLAELAGLNIPEESRVLIAEIEEIGYSEPFAYEKLSPVLGMYRASDFIDGVKVAEQLVEFAGKGHTAVLYTAPSNKDHIRRFEEKIETARVLINTPSSQGAIGDIYNFRLDPSLTLGCGTWGGNSISENVEPRHLLNVKTVAERRENMLWFRVPPKIYFKYGALPIAIRELAGKQRAFIVTDKPIYDLGMTRSLEEVLDEIGLRYNIFYDVEPDPSLETVNRGLALMRDFNPDVIIAIGGGSPMDAAKIMWLLYEHPEIEFDGLAMRFMDIRKRVYELPPLGQKALLVAVPTTSGTGSEVTPFAVVTDRRKNIKYPLADYALTPSMAVVDPELVLNMPKSLTAYGGLDALTHATEAFVSVLASEYTTGLALEAIRLIFKYLPSAYQNGGKDSKAREKIHYAATMAGMAFANSFLGICHSMAHQLGAVFHVPHGLANAMLISYVIRYNATDAPFKQATFSQYKYPNAIWRYARIADYLGLGGVTREEKVDRLIEVIEDLKRRLDIPTALKDVIPVGEAEFLVKVDEIADQAFDDQCTGSNPRYPLIQDLRELLLKAYYGESPINTNGDERRHLTLADVKTDPQPIA, from the coding sequence ATGAAAGTAACAAACATCCCAGAACTCGAAGTATTGATCCAAAGAACAAAAGCCGCCCAGGAAATTTACGCCACCTATAGCCAAGAACAGGTAGACGAAATTTTCAAAAAAGCGGCACTAGCGGCTAATGCAGCCCGTATCCCCTTAGCTAAAATGGCGGTAGCCGAAACTGGCATGGGTGTGATCGAAGATAAAGTGATTAAAAATCATTTTGCCTCAGAAATCATCTATAACAAATATAAACAGGATAAAACCTGCGGCGTAATCGAAGAAGATAAATCCTTCGGCTTTCAAAAAATTGCCGAACCCGTAGGACTTGTAGCCGGCATCGTTCCCACCACTAACCCCACCTCCACAGCTATATTTAAAGCCCTCATCACCCTAAAAACCCGCAACGGCATTATCTTTTCCCCTCATCCCCGCGCCAAAAACTGCACCATCGAAGCCGCGAGAATTATCCTTGAGGCAGCCGTAGAAGCAGGTGCCCCAGAAGGTTTGATCGGTTGGATAGATGAACCTTCGGTAGAACTCTCTCAGGCCTTAATGCAACATCCCCAAATTAGCCTCATTTTAGCCACAGGCGGCCCCGGCATGGTGAAAGCGGCTTATTCATCGGGTCGTCCCTCTTTAGGGGTAGGCGCAGGCAATACCCCGGCTTTAATTGATGATACCGCTCATATTAAAATGGCTGTTTCCTCGATTATCCTCAGTAAAACCTTTGATAATGGCATGATATGTGCATCGGAACAGTCGGTAGTGGTGGTAGATTCCATTTATGAACAGGTCAAACAAGAGTTTATTGAACGGGGTGCTTATTTCCTCAACCCCCAAGAAAAAGAGCAATTAGGAAAAGTTTTAATCGTTGATGGTCACCTTAATGCTAGTATAGTGGGCCAATCTGTGCAAAAATTAGCCGAATTAGCCGGTTTAAACATACCCGAAGAGAGTCGCGTTCTCATTGCCGAAATAGAAGAGATTGGTTATAGTGAACCCTTTGCTTATGAAAAATTATCTCCCGTTTTAGGGATGTATCGGGCCAGTGATTTTATCGATGGAGTCAAGGTTGCCGAACAGTTAGTCGAATTTGCCGGTAAAGGCCATACCGCCGTTTTATATACTGCACCCTCCAATAAAGACCATATCCGACGTTTTGAAGAAAAAATTGAAACCGCCCGGGTTTTAATTAATACTCCCTCCTCACAAGGGGCCATCGGAGATATCTATAATTTCCGTTTAGATCCCTCTCTTACCCTCGGATGCGGAACTTGGGGCGGTAACTCCATTAGTGAAAATGTCGAACCCCGTCATTTACTGAATGTTAAAACCGTAGCCGAACGACGGGAAAATATGCTCTGGTTCCGAGTCCCTCCGAAGATTTATTTTAAATATGGGGCCTTACCGATTGCTATTCGAGAATTAGCCGGAAAACAACGGGCCTTTATTGTCACTGACAAACCGATTTATGATTTAGGCATGACCCGTTCCCTAGAAGAAGTCCTCGACGAAATCGGCTTAAGATACAATATTTTTTATGATGTGGAACCCGATCCCTCTTTAGAAACCGTCAATCGTGGTTTAGCCCTGATGCGGGATTTTAACCCCGATGTGATCATCGCCATTGGTGGAGGTTCTCCGATGGATGCGGCTAAAATTATGTGGCTGTTGTACGAACATCCAGAAATAGAATTTGATGGGTTAGCGATGCGCTTTATGGACATCCGTAAACGGGTGTATGAATTGCCGCCTCTTGGACAAAAAGCCCTCTTAGTCGCCGTTCCCACCACTTCCGGCACCGGATCAGAAGTTACCCCCTTTGCAGTGGTGACTGATCGACGCAAGAATATTAAATATCCTCTGGCAGACTACGCCTTAACCCCCTCAATGGCCGTTGTCGATCCCGAGTTAGTCTTAAATATGCCTAAGTCCCTTACCGCTTACGGCGGACTGGACGCGCTAACCCATGCCACAGAAGCCTTTGTCTCGGTATTAGCCTCAGAATATACCACCGGACTCGCCCTAGAAGCGATTCGACTCATCTTTAAATATCTCCCGAGTGCTTACCAAAACGGCGGCAAAGACTCGAAAGCCCGCGAAAAAATTCATTATGCGGCTACGATGGCCGGTATGGCTTTTGCGAACAGCTTTTTAGGCATTTGTCACTCCATGGCCCATCAATTAGGGGCAGTGTTTCATGTGCCTCACGGGTTAGCTAATGCCATGTTGATCTCCTATGTCATCCGTTACAATGCAACCGATGCGCCCTTTAAACAAGCTACCTTCTCTCAATATAAATATCCTAATGCTATCTGGCGTTATGCCCGTATTGCGGATTATTTGGGATTAGGCGGCGTAACTCGTGAAGAAAAAGTAGATCGCTTAATAGAAGTGATCGAAGACCTCAAACGTCGGTTAGATATTCCCACAGCCCTCAAAGACGTTATTCCGGTGGGAGAAGCCGAATTTTTGGTTAAAGTGGATGAAATAGCCGATCAAGCCTTTGATGATCAATGTACAGGTTCCAATCCTCGTTATCCTCTAATTCAGGATTTGAGAGAACTATTACTAAAGGCTTATTATGGAGAGTCTCCCATTAATACCAATGGCGACGAACGCAGACATCTAACCTTAGCCGATGTCAAAACCGATCCTCAACCGATCGCCTAA
- a CDS encoding S8 family serine peptidase, producing the protein MNATIYRNTNADSRPVSNQLIVKLKPEVQSTQALDLQKSLGASVIETTKQWGYQLWSVTGMSIQAALAELKKNPNVEYAELNYLLETSSIPNDVNFNKLWAINNTGQTGGTPDADIDGLEAYNLANGEGVVVGVIDTGVDYTHPDLVNNMWTNPGEVPNNGIDDDGNGYIDDYYGYDFVNEDSDPLDENYHGTHVAGIIAAEGNNLQGVIGVAPKTKIMALKFLNGQETGNIFDAIQAIEYATMMKLNYGVNVQILNNSWSGGQYSQALHDAIAAANAAGQLFTASAGNGHNNNDLLPVYPASYDLENIISVAATDDQDQLADFSNYGATTVDLAAPGVQIYSTWPGNNYASSSGTSMSTAYVSGVASLIYSLNPNLTPAQVKSYILSGVEPVSSLQGITVSGGRLNAYKALLSPLAAKITGSLWNDLDQNGVRDAGEPGLAGWKIYLDQNNNGTFDPGERSTVTNKQGDYAFLLLSPGNYTVREVKQLGWTQTNQTDLYYTVQVAESQTVSGINWGNFLAQPATISGTKWNDLNQNAVLDSGEPGLAGWTIYLDENGNSQLDTGELSTVTDEQGKYSFTNLAPGNYQVNVVNQNGWQQTQPVSGSYSVALSPDEVVNNINFGHYELKKGEIRGIKWNDLDGDGIRDQGEPGLPGMTIYLDQNQNGRLDNGEISALTDKDGNYAFTNLTPGITYTVAEVLQANWAQTTPRFLFNADFSDAQGNASLDGFTIDNNYNGLWHLSTGRGNQAGHSADDSLYFGTKEGIDGGGNYDVGSTSGRITSSEISLIGLEDAQLSFNYFLQTEGGGFYDQAKVLLSQNGGDFFQIASNQQSLQDPTPGWTNLTLDLTAYTGSKIKIRFDFDSIDYYANNFEGWYIDDITVTNAAGQGIYTVKLDPGQIVNNINFGNYQPVKNGTWRNDELIGTKLKDIINGLAGNDNLYGKEDNDVLNGGGGNDNLYGNEGNDELNGNEGKDYLEGNQGNDSLNGGSESDNLLGNEGNDTLKGGTHNDTLWGNQGNDILNGDEGNDLLYGNEGQDTLKGGSNNDTLYGNEDNDLLSGDESNDQLYGDQGNDILNGDAGNDALYGSTGNDTLSGGVGRDTLYGNENNDLLNGDDDHDLLYGNQDNDTLNGGNGNDTLYGNEGSDILNGGNNNDSLYGNEGNDTLNGAEGNDTLRGGEGNDLLTGGLDKDVFVLAANFGSDTITDFMDGQDKLGLSAGLSFAQLTLTSNQSNTLIYLTSSNELLATLSGINLSLINSRDFMVI; encoded by the coding sequence ATGAATGCCACTATTTACCGTAATACCAACGCAGACAGCCGCCCAGTGTCTAACCAATTAATCGTTAAGCTAAAACCGGAAGTACAATCTACACAAGCTTTGGACTTGCAAAAAAGTCTAGGTGCTTCGGTGATAGAAACGACTAAACAATGGGGATATCAACTGTGGTCAGTTACAGGGATGAGCATCCAAGCGGCACTAGCTGAACTTAAAAAGAATCCTAACGTAGAATATGCAGAATTGAATTACCTCCTTGAGACGAGTTCTATCCCGAATGATGTCAATTTTAACAAACTCTGGGCTATCAACAATACAGGTCAAACCGGTGGAACTCCAGATGCAGATATTGATGGACTAGAGGCTTATAATCTGGCTAATGGGGAAGGGGTAGTAGTAGGAGTCATTGATACTGGTGTAGATTATACTCACCCCGACCTAGTTAACAATATGTGGACCAATCCCGGCGAGGTGCCAAACAACGGGATCGATGACGATGGCAACGGTTATATTGATGATTACTACGGCTATGATTTCGTCAATGAAGATAGTGACCCATTGGACGAGAATTATCACGGAACTCATGTAGCAGGAATTATCGCGGCAGAGGGAAATAATCTTCAGGGTGTCATTGGTGTGGCCCCGAAAACTAAAATTATGGCTCTAAAGTTCCTCAATGGACAAGAGACGGGGAATATCTTCGATGCGATTCAGGCTATAGAATATGCCACCATGATGAAGCTTAATTATGGGGTCAACGTTCAAATTCTCAATAATAGTTGGTCAGGGGGCCAATATTCTCAGGCTTTACATGATGCCATCGCCGCAGCCAATGCAGCCGGACAGTTATTTACCGCTTCTGCTGGCAATGGTCACAACAACAACGATCTGTTGCCGGTGTATCCTGCTAGTTACGACCTAGAGAACATTATCTCGGTAGCCGCTACCGATGATCAGGATCAACTGGCGGATTTTTCTAATTATGGGGCAACTACGGTAGATTTAGCCGCGCCCGGAGTTCAGATTTACAGCACCTGGCCAGGAAATAACTACGCTTCTTCGAGCGGCACTTCGATGTCCACTGCTTATGTCTCGGGGGTTGCCAGTTTGATTTACTCGCTTAATCCTAATTTGACCCCCGCACAAGTCAAAAGCTATATTCTCTCGGGTGTTGAGCCGGTTTCGTCTTTACAAGGCATCACGGTTTCTGGAGGACGGTTAAACGCCTATAAGGCTTTGCTCTCCCCCTTAGCCGCCAAAATCACCGGCAGCCTATGGAACGACCTGGATCAAAATGGTGTTCGAGATGCAGGAGAACCGGGTCTAGCGGGATGGAAAATCTATCTAGATCAGAATAATAATGGTACCTTTGACCCAGGAGAACGCTCAACCGTTACTAATAAACAGGGAGATTATGCTTTTCTCTTACTCTCTCCAGGAAATTATACCGTTAGAGAAGTTAAACAACTTGGATGGACACAGACTAATCAGACGGACTTATATTATACTGTACAAGTTGCAGAAAGTCAAACAGTTAGCGGGATTAACTGGGGAAATTTCTTGGCCCAACCGGCGACAATTAGCGGCACAAAGTGGAATGACCTCAATCAAAATGCTGTCCTAGATTCAGGAGAACCCGGTTTAGCCGGATGGACGATATATTTAGATGAGAATGGCAATAGCCAACTCGATACAGGGGAACTGTCCACTGTTACAGATGAACAGGGTAAATATAGCTTTACTAATCTTGCCCCGGGTAATTATCAGGTCAATGTTGTGAACCAGAACGGATGGCAACAGACTCAACCGGTTTCGGGTAGCTATTCAGTGGCATTGTCTCCTGATGAAGTGGTCAATAATATTAACTTTGGTCATTATGAATTAAAAAAAGGAGAAATCCGAGGGATTAAATGGAATGACCTAGATGGTGATGGGATTCGCGATCAAGGAGAGCCCGGCTTGCCGGGAATGACAATTTACCTTGACCAAAACCAAAATGGCCGCCTCGATAACGGGGAAATTTCCGCCCTCACTGATAAAGACGGCAATTATGCCTTCACTAACCTAACACCGGGTATTACTTATACCGTCGCTGAGGTCTTACAAGCTAATTGGGCACAAACTACGCCGAGATTCTTATTCAATGCCGATTTTAGTGATGCACAGGGCAATGCTAGTCTAGACGGATTTACGATTGATAACAATTACAACGGGCTATGGCATTTGTCTACGGGGCGGGGAAATCAAGCGGGTCACTCGGCTGATGATAGCCTATACTTTGGGACAAAAGAAGGGATTGATGGGGGTGGAAACTACGATGTAGGATCGACTTCAGGTCGAATTACTTCTTCTGAGATTAGCCTAATCGGTCTTGAGGATGCCCAGTTATCTTTTAATTATTTCTTGCAAACAGAAGGAGGGGGTTTTTATGACCAGGCTAAAGTTCTCCTCTCTCAAAATGGCGGTGACTTTTTTCAAATTGCTTCTAACCAACAGTCCTTGCAAGACCCTACCCCTGGATGGACCAACTTAACCCTTGATTTAACGGCTTATACGGGTAGTAAAATTAAAATTCGCTTCGATTTTGACAGTATTGATTATTATGCCAATAATTTTGAAGGTTGGTATATTGACGATATAACCGTTACCAATGCGGCGGGTCAAGGAATTTACACAGTCAAGCTTGATCCCGGACAAATAGTCAACAACATCAACTTTGGAAATTACCAACCTGTCAAGAATGGTACCTGGCGTAACGACGAACTGATCGGCACAAAACTCAAAGACATTATCAATGGTCTAGCAGGTAATGACAACCTTTATGGTAAAGAAGACAACGATGTTCTTAATGGGGGTGGCGGGAACGATAATCTCTATGGGAATGAAGGGAATGACGAACTCAATGGCAACGAGGGCAAAGATTATCTCGAGGGGAATCAAGGAAATGATAGTCTTAATGGGGGTTCTGAGAGCGACAACCTATTAGGGAATGAAGGTAACGATACCCTCAAAGGAGGAACTCACAACGACACTTTATGGGGTAATCAAGGGAATGATATTCTCAATGGAGATGAGGGAAATGATCTACTCTATGGGAATGAAGGGCAAGATACCCTGAAGGGAGGTAGCAACAATGATACCCTCTATGGGAATGAAGATAATGATCTTCTCTCTGGAGACGAGAGCAACGATCAGCTTTATGGTGATCAAGGGAATGATATTCTCAATGGAGATGCCGGCAATGATGCCCTCTATGGGAGTACAGGTAATGACACCCTTAGCGGCGGTGTGGGCAGAGATACTCTCTATGGCAATGAAAACAATGATCTGCTAAATGGAGATGACGATCACGACCTTCTTTATGGTAATCAAGACAATGATACCCTTAACGGGGGTAACGGAAATGATACTCTCTATGGGAATGAGGGTAGCGATATTCTTAATGGAGGCAACAACAATGATAGTCTCTATGGGAATGAAGGAAATGATACTCTTAATGGTGCCGAGGGGAACGATACTTTGCGCGGCGGTGAAGGGAATGACCTCCTTACAGGGGGGTTGGATAAAGATGTGTTTGTTTTAGCGGCTAATTTTGGCAGCGATACCATCACTGACTTTATGGATGGTCAAGATAAACTGGGTTTATCGGCAGGTTTGAGTTTTGCTCAATTAACTCTTACTTCCAATCAGAGTAATACTTTAATTTATTTAACTAGCTCTAACGAACTTTTAGCAACGCTTTCAGGCATAAATCTCAGTCTGATTAATTCTAGGGATTTTATGGTTATTTAG
- a CDS encoding ArsC/Spx/MgsR family protein, whose product MVKVIFYEKPGCINNTKQKAILTAAGHEVEAHSLLTTPWTKESLRPFFGQRPLAEWFNYTAPRIKSGEVIPNQLDESSALSLMIADPLLIRRPLIQVGEVYQSGFDPAQIDAWIGLDPQKPVTEDLETCPRSQSESKTASDHSCKIPS is encoded by the coding sequence ATGGTTAAAGTCATCTTTTACGAAAAACCCGGCTGTATCAATAACACCAAGCAAAAAGCGATCCTTACTGCCGCCGGTCATGAAGTAGAAGCTCACAGTCTATTAACAACCCCTTGGACAAAAGAAAGTCTGCGTCCGTTTTTTGGTCAAAGGCCACTGGCGGAATGGTTTAATTACACAGCACCTCGAATTAAATCAGGAGAAGTCATTCCCAATCAATTAGATGAGTCTAGCGCTTTAAGTTTGATGATAGCAGACCCTTTATTAATTCGTCGTCCTCTAATCCAGGTGGGAGAAGTTTATCAATCCGGCTTTGATCCGGCTCAAATTGATGCTTGGATCGGTTTAGACCCCCAAAAACCTGTTACTGAAGATTTAGAAACCTGTCCCCGTTCTCAGTCTGAGTCTAAAACTGCCTCGGATCATAGTTGCAAGATTCCTTCCTGA
- a CDS encoding cupin domain-containing protein — protein sequence MNGSTLTSDHCMIPVIKSPQDYQVFRISPHDTNRLAIVFDSTSADDSLTVCVEIFDPGGSTPTHRHNFAVEMFFILKGEGMAICDGKNIPLHPGDSLLVRPTGIHEIRNVGSGRLYAICFMVPNEDFSELIRSGVPEQLDEEDLKVLQGIGSWG from the coding sequence ATGAATGGATCTACTCTCACCAGTGATCATTGTATGATCCCTGTGATCAAATCTCCTCAAGACTATCAAGTCTTTCGAATTAGTCCCCACGATACCAATCGTCTAGCGATCGTCTTTGATTCTACTTCGGCGGATGATTCTTTAACGGTTTGTGTAGAAATTTTTGATCCTGGGGGAAGCACTCCCACTCATCGCCATAATTTCGCTGTAGAAATGTTTTTTATTCTCAAAGGAGAAGGAATGGCTATCTGTGATGGAAAAAATATTCCTTTACATCCTGGGGATAGTTTGTTAGTTCGTCCGACAGGTATTCATGAAATTAGAAATGTGGGTTCAGGACGATTATATGCTATCTGTTTTATGGTTCCTAATGAGGATTTTTCTGAGTTAATTCGTAGTGGCGTTCCTGAACAGTTAGATGAAGAAGATTTAAAAGTTCTTCAAGGAATAGGTAGCTGGGGATAA
- a CDS encoding GUN4 domain-containing protein yields MNKINTNIDYGLLDKLLAAQQWEQGELETASLMLKLIDKTYWWEINSYDFQKVSPQALCKINTLWLQYSDGRFGFSVQKNIWEYLASQFNYESEKQFGELLGWRKGGYWLSGTDLIFDLSAPMGHLPGWGLLIFWLGLPVANAFLERLCNCEFSRSKFQRTSSSSFLSCS; encoded by the coding sequence ATGAATAAGATTAACACGAACATTGATTATGGATTACTCGATAAGCTTTTAGCCGCACAGCAATGGGAGCAAGGCGAACTTGAAACCGCTTCTTTGATGCTAAAACTGATCGATAAAACTTACTGGTGGGAAATCAATAGCTACGATTTCCAAAAAGTTTCCCCCCAAGCCCTGTGTAAAATTAATACTCTTTGGCTACAGTATTCTGACGGTCGCTTTGGCTTTTCGGTTCAGAAAAATATCTGGGAATACCTAGCCAGTCAGTTTAATTATGAAAGTGAAAAGCAATTTGGCGAATTGCTTGGGTGGCGCAAGGGGGGATACTGGTTGAGCGGCACAGATTTAATCTTTGATTTGTCTGCGCCGATGGGACATTTACCTGGGTGGGGATTGCTGATTTTTTGGTTAGGATTGCCTGTGGCTAATGCTTTTTTAGAAAGACTCTGTAACTGTGAGTTTTCTCGCTCTAAATTTCAACGAACCTCATCATCCAGCTTTCTGTCCTGTTCTTGA